A part of candidate division WOR-3 bacterium genomic DNA contains:
- a CDS encoding acyl-CoA dehydratase activase-related protein — MTIGIPRALFYYRYGKFWEQLFQSLGIKIVVSPKTNKQILEKGLVKVSSEVCLPIKIVCGHIEILKNQVDAVFLPRFIRLNQGLYACPKMIGIVDIVRMQVGKSCQILSPTIKDNFIISHFLTGLTLTKNPFQTKQALKSALPYLKHNQPKTENSQLCKSQILLLSHFYNTGDEFIVKDILSTFESYGFAIVTKEDLPENILSASRGFAQNIRWVYERELYNAFKFYLDKVAGICNIISFGCGPDSLICEIMSSEAQIKNVPFLKLVIDEHTSKTGLITRIEAFSEIVIQKLKTNNKLLSAN; from the coding sequence ATGACGATAGGGATTCCAAGAGCACTATTCTATTATCGCTATGGAAAGTTCTGGGAACAACTTTTTCAAAGTTTAGGCATTAAGATAGTGGTCTCGCCGAAAACTAATAAGCAAATTTTAGAAAAAGGATTAGTAAAGGTCTCCAGCGAAGTTTGTCTGCCCATCAAAATAGTTTGTGGCCATATTGAGATATTAAAAAATCAAGTTGATGCTGTCTTTCTACCAAGGTTTATCAGACTGAATCAAGGTCTATACGCTTGTCCCAAAATGATTGGCATCGTTGATATTGTCCGAATGCAAGTTGGCAAATCTTGTCAAATACTATCGCCCACAATTAAAGATAATTTTATTATTTCTCATTTTTTAACTGGCCTTACTCTGACTAAAAATCCTTTTCAAACTAAACAGGCATTAAAAAGTGCTCTCCCCTATCTTAAGCATAATCAACCAAAAACAGAAAATAGTCAACTTTGTAAATCTCAGATTCTCCTTTTAAGTCATTTTTATAATACAGGTGATGAATTTATTGTTAAGGACATACTTTCAACCTTTGAATCTTATGGCTTTGCAATTGTTACGAAAGAAGATTTACCGGAAAATATTTTAAGTGCTTCCCGAGGATTTGCCCAAAATATCCGTTGGGTTTATGAAAGAGAACTGTATAATGCTTTTAAGTTTTATTTAGATAAGGTTGCTGGAATTTGCAATATCATCTCATTTGGCTGTGGACCAGATTCACTTATTTGTGAAATAATGTCTTCTGAGGCACAAATCAAAAATGTTCCTTTTCTCAAACTTGTCATTGATGAACATACTTCTAAAACTGGCTTAATCACGCGGATTGAGGCTTTTTCCGAAATTGTTATTCAGAAACTAAAAACTAACAATAAACTTTTAAGCGCTAATTAG